A single region of the Melioribacteraceae bacterium 4301-Me genome encodes:
- a CDS encoding sodium:solute symporter family protein — MIQFQFLDWFWVVLFLVVTVGLGVAFYRLGKRSESDFFLAGRGLPWWLPASSVYATHTATDTPIWVSGVVYKYGIAGLWYTFFAAWCAVSAFVSTRIFRRSLAYTQAEWNTQRFSGLGAEMLRGWISGWQVFMNMFILGWVGIAMGKVCNYLFGWDVWVGLVVFSSLCAIYVLAAGFWGVIMADFQQGIIAFLMILIVSIWGIIAAGGPSGIVNKLNAMGESWRINPFAFTGWFEGNFPVAWFITMMIIAIIGGFGMGTSIDWYVEAQRIQSAKSVRDSSYSIWWGTALVLTRNSIWAAAILGFYVLFPNITSQSQYEMGWFRLGFEFLPVGLVGFFFAAVIAIHISTVASHLNLGAMYFTRDLYLHYFRPKASEKELVWVGRIATLVLLLGSFFYGLMMEDITSWLIFALWLMAAGIWLPNILQVVWWRFNAWGYLSSWIANLGLSWLVVWILPHFEILPQLPDYQQFWLLMILGALIFIPITLLTKPDDMEHLVKYYVQARPIGWWGPVKREAEKLGLLVHVKLENQGGK, encoded by the coding sequence ATGATTCAATTCCAATTTCTCGATTGGTTTTGGGTAGTTTTATTCCTTGTCGTAACAGTTGGACTTGGAGTAGCGTTCTACCGTTTAGGGAAAAGGTCTGAGTCCGATTTCTTTTTAGCTGGTCGCGGATTACCCTGGTGGTTGCCTGCGTCTTCAGTTTATGCTACACATACAGCTACGGATACACCAATATGGGTATCAGGTGTAGTTTATAAATATGGAATTGCTGGTCTATGGTACACATTCTTTGCTGCTTGGTGTGCAGTAAGTGCATTTGTTTCTACACGAATTTTTAGGCGTTCACTTGCTTACACTCAAGCCGAATGGAATACCCAACGGTTCAGCGGACTCGGAGCTGAAATGCTACGCGGCTGGATTTCTGGTTGGCAGGTATTTATGAACATGTTCATACTTGGCTGGGTTGGAATTGCAATGGGAAAAGTATGTAATTATTTATTCGGCTGGGATGTTTGGGTTGGATTAGTTGTGTTTTCATCACTATGCGCAATTTATGTATTGGCAGCTGGCTTTTGGGGAGTTATAATGGCTGATTTTCAACAAGGAATAATTGCATTCTTAATGATACTAATTGTTTCTATCTGGGGAATTATTGCTGCTGGAGGACCTTCAGGTATAGTAAATAAGTTAAATGCGATGGGTGAATCCTGGCGAATAAATCCATTTGCATTTACAGGTTGGTTCGAGGGAAACTTTCCAGTTGCCTGGTTTATTACTATGATGATAATTGCTATTATAGGTGGCTTTGGTATGGGAACAAGCATTGACTGGTACGTCGAAGCACAACGAATTCAAAGTGCAAAATCTGTACGCGATTCAAGTTACAGTATTTGGTGGGGAACTGCACTTGTATTAACAAGAAATTCAATATGGGCTGCTGCTATTTTAGGCTTTTACGTTTTATTTCCCAATATAACCTCTCAATCACAATACGAAATGGGCTGGTTTAGACTTGGTTTTGAATTTTTACCTGTAGGATTAGTTGGATTTTTCTTTGCAGCAGTAATTGCAATCCACATTTCAACTGTTGCTTCGCACTTAAATTTGGGAGCAATGTATTTTACTCGTGACCTTTATTTGCATTACTTTAGACCCAAAGCGTCCGAAAAAGAATTAGTCTGGGTAGGAAGAATTGCAACATTGGTTCTATTGCTCGGCTCGTTCTTTTACGGATTAATGATGGAAGATATAACCTCATGGCTCATTTTTGCTTTGTGGCTTATGGCTGCTGGAATTTGGCTGCCGAACATTTTGCAGGTGGTCTGGTGGCGTTTTAATGCCTGGGGATACTTGTCATCCTGGATTGCAAATCTCGGCCTAAGCTGGCTTGTAGTTTGGATTCTCCCTCATTTTGAAATTCTACCACAACTCCCAGACTATCAACAGTTCTGGCTCTTAATGATTCTCGGCGCATTAATTTTTATACCAATTACTTTACTTACTAAACCTGATGATATGGAACACTTAGTAAAATATTACGTTCAAGCAAGACCAATTGGATGGTGGGGACCAGTAAAGCGCGAGGCAGAAAAACTTGGACTGCTTGTACATGTAAAATTAGAAAATCAAGGAGGAAAATAA